aactatttaatcaattttagaataaggctgtaactaaattgagaaaaggtcaaggggtctgaatactacctgaaggcactgtatattgcaatatttcaaaatacaattgCAGGAAAAttgtttggaaagcaaatggttATTACTGTAAAGAGAAGACAAAGAAAATACTCTTGTCTTTTAGTTATCAAAATTATCATCTTAATTTAGCAAACAGTGTAGCCTATCTTATTGCTGCGAGTGGAGAGCATTGGCCATGTCCACAGTGAGTGTGTATATTCACTCTTTATCATTGTTGGATCAGTGCCACTTGAGAGTTTGTTTTTGGTTAGATGGACGTCCCATTGTATTTGTGTCTCCTCTTCTCATAGCCATATTAGATGGATCAATgtcgtttttattgatctgtttgttcttttcagtcataagagacggtagcagcaacattatgtacacaataagttcaaaaataagttacacaaaatGCAAAAAATCTAACAAAATACCCTCTAATTAAAGCTGACGGTCTGCACGTTAACCTCctagtcattgtataatttcaaaaccaaagtgctggagtacagagtcaaaacaacagaaaatgtgtcactgtctcaaTACATTTGGAACTCACTATATGTCATGTTTCTCATTGTAGCTTCAGTCTTCTGCCATACACCTGTCCTTACAGTATTCTGTATATGTACGCTTCTTTTGTGTTAAGCCcatttacagtagcctatatatcTAACCGACTCTGTGTATTTCTGtcactttgttttgttttgtttgtttcctAATCCCAAAATCGGCAGATAAAGAAAGCAGATAAGGAGGATTTATAGGGGACTTACGCAAGGAGACCTCCTGGAGCAGACATAGACCTCTCTGCCCTCCTGTTGTGACACTCAAAGGGGTTACTAAAAGACCTCTTCCTCAGCATGGACTTCACCAGGATCTAACGTGGGGAGAGTGAGTGTCAGAgatccatcccaaatggcaacctattctctatagtgcactacttttgaccagagccctatagaccctggtcaaaagtagtgcactatattgtgAAAAGGGTGTTGTTTGGGAAACATATTCACTGTAGCAATCTGCCTTATGACAAAAATGTTCCCTGACCATGTGTATTGACCTGGAAAAACTCCGGGCCCTGATGTAGGTCCCAAACTTTTTCCCTTGTTAAAACacaaaaactcctggccctatttGTGATAGATAGGGTAAGTTAGTAAGTAAGCCTTGTCCGAGCCAGAACAAGAGCTGTAtatcccctggacaggacactagtgaACTGACTCACCACAGCAGACAGACTGGGGATGAGTTTGATGGAGTTTTGGACCTCCTCCTCAGTCACCTCCACCACGGTGCAGTGCTCTTCCTCCAGGGGTAGAAGGTCAGTGCCATCCTCCGTCACCCACGGATGCTCCTGGCAACAAACAGGAGGGGAAACACAATCGTCTCACAACACATATAAGACAGCTCTACCAGGACAGTAAAACATTCATTTGAAGTGTCATAGATGGTTTCATGAAGGATTTGCTTTTTATAGGCACTATTGAAGGTCTAGATCTGCCCCCTTTTACCTTGATTTCAGGAATGGTGATCCTTGAATCAGGATTTTTATCCAGCATCCTTATAATAAGCTCCTTCAACTCCTTGCATACTTCAGGCCTGTGGTACCAAAGAGTGACTGAGATGACCACCCACCAAATAGAATAGAaccatctacagtacagtaactacagtagcagTGAATGGCTAGGAACGTTAAAACAATACTATTACTATGTTATTATCAAGTTATTACATGCTATAATGTGAAGTTCTACCCATATTTTAGAGTGGTGCATAGAGAGCAGACTAAATTGTTTTTGCATGGTACATAGTGTCCCTTAGTGGAACTCACATGTTTGGGAACTCCACAGGCCTGTTCCTGATCTTATTGTGCAGGCCGATGATGTATTCATCGATGAAAGGGCACTGATATAGGAAGATAGTGATGAAGAAAAGGCATTAAAATGCTGTTCTAAAATGATAGGCTACATGCATACGCATGCTGTCTGTTTCCCACATAAaccattaaatgtatttattttaaaagCATTATTATGTGGGATGCAACGGTTGATCAAAATATAGTTGTAGTCACAGTAAATCAGAAACTAGTAAATCAGAAACTAGTGGGCCAAAATAATCCATGGCAGAATACCGTACATTATGATAATAACAGAACCTACCTTCCCATAGACAAAGCAGTACAGGGTGACTCCCATGGCCCACACATCCAAGGCCTAACAAACATGAACATTGACCATTACTTTACAAAGAGAGCTTGCTGTATAttttacagtacagtaaaatGTTGACGTTTGATACCAAGTAAATTTCTAAGTATTTTTGATACCATTCAATGCAATACATTTTCATGGGGTAAATATTATTCTAGGATACAATCAAAGATGAGTGACCTGATTAGATAAATGAGCAATTAGTGTCTAACCTTGCCAGTAAAGCTCTGCTCATGATCAGTCATCATCTCTGGGGCCATGAAGGCTGGAGTCCCTGCTGAGCTGGACAGGAGAGCATCACTCCCCTCAAACTGGTTACTGACACCAAAGTCTGCAATCTTCACATGCCCATTGTCTCCCAGTAACAGGTTGGAAGGCTTGATGTCTCTGTGGATGATCTTCTGGTAGTGCactgagaaggaggaagagagaataggACCAGGGAAAAAGGACAGGAAACACTGATTTAGTTCTCTTTTTTAAAGATAAACGTATAGTATACAAACAGCATTGCCCATTTGATTTAGGTCTTGACATTCAGCTGTCAAAGCACCAACTGATCTTGTCTTTTCAGAAAGTATCTGACGAGTGACTTTCAAACCAATGTCTTGCTAAAACATGAGCAGGGTTAGCAGTATGCTGCAGGTCTCTGAGCAGAATGCTATTAGGccatacgtcccaaatggcactctattccctatttagtgcactatttttgaccatggCCCTTAGggttcaggtcaaaagtagtgcactactgtatatagggaacaCGGTGCCATTTGAGACGAAATCCAGGTGGAGGACTTACAGTATTCAATCCCCAGAATTATGTCTCTGAAGTAAAAGCGGGCTTGTTCCTCTGTGAAGGGAGTGTCTGAGGGCACCTCCATCACTGGGCTAGGGCCCCAGGAAaagcaacagagacagagaaaggtaaGTAAGCATCACCACCATAATCTTCcaaacagtggtcttcctaccaCTAACAATGCCTGAACCTTGTCATTGGTGTCTTATATTCCTTAAAACTGTATACCTTATATTCACCAAATTTAGTAACTGGAGGGATTATATATAAATAACAAAATTCATAAAATTCATACAGTATAATAATATAAGAATAAGAATAtaagccatttagcagatgcttttattcaaagtgacttacagtcatgcgtagTTAtgttttacatatgggtggtcccaagaatcaaacccactaccctggcattacaagcgccatgctctaccaactgagctacaaaggaccagtgttataatgtaatgtaatacaGTATATTTCAGAAAGGAGTAAAACGTACCCTTTTGGCATTAACTCAAAGGCTAGAAAATAAACAAACAGAGAATAAAATGACTAGTCATATTAGTTTCTATGTAATAATCAAACTGGACAGACTATTATAATATACAAACTATGGACCTAGTACAAGGAGATACAACAGAAAACATAGTTTACCATGTAACACCTTGTATCACCATTCAGTGCACTGACATGATGAATGCATACTTACCCATGTGGAGATTGTCTTCAGCAGGATCATCAAGAACCTACAATTGGAAGGTGTAAATCTCTGAAATTAATAAAACTAAATGTAAATGAACTAAATGAACCTTTTAAATCTTCCACTTATGTATGTCAGTGTGTTCACCTCCACCAGATGGACAATGTTAAGGTGGTCTAGTTTCTTCAGGATGGCGATCTCCTGGTAGACTCTCTCCAGTGGCCCCAGGGGTTTGGGTGGCAGTCCCTGTTCTGTGCTGGCTCCTCGGGGAGGGGGGCGTCCTATAACCAACGCCATTATATATAGTGGTGATCATCACCAGTTCATGTTCATACCAGTACCAAAGCACATACTAGACTTAAAAGGAACATTTTCACCTACGAGGAAATCCACACATCTTCATCAGCTTCTTTTTTGAAAAAACTTTCATTGCCTACGCAAGGAAAGACATGATCAGTTTGCTCCCATAGTATAATCGTCAAAAAGGCCAAAATAAAGAGTTGAGGAACTCTGCTCCCACAAAGGAGATGATAAAGAACGAAATGTGCAGAGATTCTTACATAGTATTGTTCATCATCTTCATTGTAAGCTAATCTCACCACACCATATGAGCCCTAGAATAGAAAAAGAAGAAAGTCTGACATAATCATTTTGACTTATTACACAAGAGTTCTTTATGAAATAATGTTTTCTCTTGTCAGACAAATTCAGCATCTATTCTAACTTTTCCTTTCTTACCTTTCCAATCTCATCCTTCAACTTGTATTGGTTGAGCTGGATACAATCCTAGGGAGAGACAAAGTGAAGGGTATTTGGTGGTGGGATAATGCACATTGACTACACATTATTTAGGCTCATGCCTATTTCTTTTGAGACTTCATGGAtgggtcctaaatggcaccctatcccccaTATACTGCAtctcgaatggcaccctattcccctatgggcccttgtcaaaagtagtacactatataaggaatagggtgccattcaggacAGAACCCTGacttccatttgggacacaggcctgacctctgacctgggaATCTGAAATGGACACCCGCTTGGACTCGATGGTGGGCTGTCGAGCCTCTCGCGGCTGGGTTGATCGCTCCTGCAATGATAGCTTCCTGTCTGACAATGACAGCTTCCGGCGCGCTGGTGCAAGGGGCCTTCGGTGGCCGTTGGGAGGGGTCATCCGGTTGGATGCCACGTTCATGGCGGCCACCATGTCAGCCAGCTCTGCATTGTGCTCAGAGTCCAGCTCTGCCAGCTCTGCCAGTCCATCAGTGTCTTCACTCATGGTTATCCCTGACCCTGTTCCTTTCCCGGTTCAATTACGGAGAAAGGTCAGAGATGTCATAGGGGACAGCTAATTAGATAATTAACATTAAATCGTACATTTTAACCGACATTCACTAACGTTCTGTACTTGTTCATCAAGCTGCTTcttgctacagaaacaggagattctGCCTTAGAGATTCCTCAGTCAAGGCTTACTTACTTAACCAATATTCAACTGTAACATCTCCCCGATATGGGAGACTACACTAAACTTGCTTTCCAATTTTGAATATCGAAAATGTTTTCCAAATGCGATTTTGTAGAATTAAGGCATGCACATTAACTAGAAATAGCTTATTATTTAACAGGGTAAGTAAGCAAAAAAACAGTATGTCAATTGAATTAACTGTAATTGGCTTGTACATTTCTACATGTACAATACAAAACTAAATGACTATGACTTTTCATTGAAATAATATGTCTAAATGCATCATAGATGACAACCACCTGAGCTCTGCTGCCTACCGATTCCTGTCAACACAAATAGCACTAACTGCAAATCCCTTCCAAATCCACCACTAAAACGTTCACATCCACACAAATCAGATTTTCTGCAAATGACATAAAGGAAGCATATTCATATTACGGCTGTTTTACTTACACACAGCTTGAGGATCCTACATTGCTTCTCAGTGTGTATAAGCTGCAGGGTCTGTCCTGCTGATGTTTAAGTGAGGAAAACCCCTTTGTGTCTCAGGTCAGGACTTTCACtgctgagccaaggactacaggATTACTCCAGCCTTAACGATAAACCCTGGCCGTATTTAGCCTCGTTAAGGTTATTCTGAGGGTGGCAGTCAGTGTATACATTGATCAACTCCACCCCTGGGCCAAAGCATCGGGACATTAGGTCTGTGGGTCAAAGCATCGGGACATtaggtctgtgtcccaaatggcactattccctacatagtgcattacttttgaccaaatACCTATggtctctggttaaaagtagtgtcctatatagagaatatggtcccatttgggacacatactgGGAGTTACGGCCAGGAAACAGTTAAATCAGCCATAATGGAGACATGAGATTGCTGTTAGGAAAACCACTGGAAGGGAAGGATTGATGGTGGAACATCCTTCTAATCTGTATGTGATTTCTAGCTGAGTTGAGTGCACCAGGAAGTTCTTAAGCTTGCTGTTTACCTCAGAACAAATTGGCTCAAGTGTTACATAAAACCCCTGGAGAAAAGTTTCCAACACTGAACAGAGAATACCAATCAACCAACCAGAAATGATTGAAGATAGTGTTTGTTTGGATGACTtctaatacaaaacaataaaattGTATCAAACGATTTGAAATACAtgatatgtattaatttgtggatgttcatcatgtatttttgtatttgtatgtattatggatccccattagctgctgccaacacatcagctactcttcctggggtccagcaaaattcaggcaattttaaaacatttcaatacattcacagatttcacaacacactgtgtgccctcaggcccctactccaccactaccacatatctacagtacaaaatctatgtgtatgtagtgtgtgtgtgtgtgtgtgtctgtgccaatgtttgtgataTGGTACGAATTACAATTGGTATGATACGTTACGAATTACAGTTCGTACAAatccgtacaatatgttacgaatttgctaaatgtatgatatgttatgaattacaatttgttgtggctactgttagctagatggctaggtggctaacgctaatgttagctacagtagatggctaatgttagctaggttaggggttaatgttagggttaaggttaggagttaggttaaagggttaaggttagggttaggggatgaGTTTGCTAACATGCTaaatagttgcaaagtagctaaaaagtagtaagtagttgcaaagttgctaattagctcaaatgctaaagttctccatgatgagattcaaacacgcaaCTGTTGGGTTGTCAGACGTTCGTGTTATACGCCTatccatccaccccgaccaaccatcCTATTTTTGTTATTgcctgtcttatgtaaccataccaaacataacatatcatactacttTGAGTGTCTTGGATTtgtgtttactatgttacgtctagtctatgagaccaggctgcaaaAGACCCTTCCATTGCATTTGTCTCACAGTGGTACAGTATGTCATTAATCCAGAGACCGATGTGGATGCATTCTCCTGTAATCTCTTCTCTGATCGATACTGCCTGAGCGGTGAGGTTTGCAATAATCAGATTTAATAACTTGTTGTGACAGCAACATATCAAACTAGAATAGACATGATGTAAAGTTAATTTACAACAAGCCCAGTCACATTTTGCAGCAATTTAAGATATAGCTATTTACTTGTATTATTATTAGTTATCTTATTCTTAACTGCTTTAGGAAATACTGTGTACAGTTTTACTGCAGTAGGTAGACTGGCCTGATTAACAACATTAAGCACACCAGTCAACCTGCTATATGTATATTATATCATATTGAGtaggctgataccccatttcatggaCCAAagatccataggtaaggctgtacattgCAATATGATTGTTCAATATACGTGGAATAGGTTGACTGGTGAGCTTAatgtgcaatatgaatgtcaatacgcACAATAGGCTTTATTAGTGAGGTGATTTCCCACAGCTCAAGCTCCCTAATATGACCTGCTAggctaatatttgtgtaaacccTTCAGAATTGTAatctgtgggtgtcactgagtatgTTGATACCCCAATTCATGGACCCAAGATCCATaagtaaggctgtacagtgcatATACTgtaagtatgcccccaatgcaattctaatgACTGCCACCCTCAGCCACAGAGCGATTTCAACAGATTTGTACTTTTTTGTGCCAAATTAACTaatttatataacaacattccaactAATGTTCACTCTAAATTCTTTcaggcactgagcaaatttcaggtctgctgagcgcaaacttctGTGCAAATTCCAGTgcgtgtttactgtgaacacgctctacccactttaagttacagttttaacagaggtcatgtaggctactgtggctatttgatcataatgtaggcctaccagggtggcctaccatcaaaaacaatggagaaaatgcatcccataacattttgacatggaaatagctgttctatcattcagcctacggtagcagccaatgtgtggtgttcaatgtaggcctacattccatgagacttttgaaacaAACATGCAGGActtgacatgaacctgtttatccacttgaccttcagacaaggaggtgactgaaaatactgtggtgttgtttgatgcaagaaaccacttcacaaaataaaatgcattattattctcataccattattacagagaatcagacaaattatactatcctctgtctgtctattaGCTACTTAGTTTATtaaagcctgtctcaaaatacaacactgcccctttaagacaattTAAAGCTCTTTACCTTACTCGCTTTTCAAAGGTGTCAAAAATGTATACcttttgtgctcttgtagaaagCAATTACTCCCCTATTtttgactacaaatgatctataccTGTGCTAATAattcactaactagcaaaggatatgaacaaaatgtgcacgtggctacatgcagctctcgctttgatcttaaaacaagtgcatctactcatgaccactcatgctgtaaacacaatACAGTTGAAAGTAAATGGCAcaaatccatatatggcaatggtttATTT
Above is a window of Oncorhynchus kisutch isolate 150728-3 linkage group LG18, Okis_V2, whole genome shotgun sequence DNA encoding:
- the LOC109909427 gene encoding calcium/calmodulin-dependent protein kinase kinase 1-like — encoded protein: MSEDTDGLAELAELDSEHNAELADMVAAMNVASNRMTPPNGHRRPLAPARRKLSLSDRKLSLQERSTQPREARQPTIESKRVSISDSQDCIQLNQYKLKDEIGKGSYGVVRLAYNEDDEQYYAMKVFSKKKLMKMCGFPRRPPPRGASTEQGLPPKPLGPLERVYQEIAILKKLDHLNIVHLVEVLDDPAEDNLHMAFELMPKGPVMEVPSDTPFTEEQARFYFRDIILGIEYLHYQKIIHRDIKPSNLLLGDNGHVKIADFGVSNQFEGSDALLSSSAGTPAFMAPEMMTDHEQSFTGKALDVWAMGVTLYCFVYGKCPFIDEYIIGLHNKIRNRPVEFPNMPEVCKELKELIIRMLDKNPDSRITIPEIKEHPWVTEDGTDLLPLEEEHCTVVEVTEEEVQNSIKLIPSLSAVILVKSMLRKRSFSNPFECHNRRAERSMSAPGGLLADSWGRLETEVHPSLRKSSREGELDGNGEGELEDLTEDDGTLAEGCW